A genomic window from Salvia miltiorrhiza cultivar Shanhuang (shh) chromosome 5, IMPLAD_Smil_shh, whole genome shotgun sequence includes:
- the LOC131024541 gene encoding uncharacterized protein LOC131024541, whose translation MSEKDDKSGSIDAARPKEEALRLKTLAEEKYNSGDLTSAVAYAERARDLHPSISGLRQMLTAFQILRAAAAYPFPDGGAERQKPTPDYYRILQVQRFSHINSIKKQYKKLALTLHPDKNPFVASEEAFKLVGEAARVLSDKIRRKEYDIRLRIAMQSEAAGAVAVELGEEGSRETFWTACSACRLLHQFERKYLGHNLICPGCKKTFKAMEAEERNEDEGKNEKNEANTRVSARIQERVAKGGYVGSVEKFGLGVKRRNSNLGEVSERSGAKMARTGASRRQERVEISGEGDDVENGRFKTMETLVNGGEEALGVREVEIVENETSKGGEAREEESMTLSQMQMIVKKKNKRKTKEIAEGKMNTKTNKLVEGKLSTKTKKLVERKLSTKTKKLVEGKLSTKTKKLVEGKSSTMTKKPVEGKLSTKVKEVNAEKLKVNGVVEETEKDGMRDREKEDLREEEMENVRIEERVSEKVDLREEESVEEMENVRTEERAKEREGGAEKQKVVNLRENSNRRRVPKVRNLEAVHAASRNHLHSEIEKDMSSGKGNSEVLLVEKEKEKEMDVTREKKGRRRVSKCGNSEILNTKSSKNRVDSDLQRLIANKKGDLEIMAVEDSDFHDFDKDRMERSFKKGQVWAVYDDVDAMPRQYGLINEIVCVNPFQVTLSWLQPQNNGDVELIGRLEKGFCVSCGSFQVARKVTIRYLNLFSHLVDCERAARELYRIYPKKGSVWAVYSSSGREAEERDERNKDKRCYNIVVTLSSYSDVHGLSIAYLKKVDGFRTVFKRREIGANAVVCLGAKDIKMFSHQIPAKKLSGEEASGLPKDCWELDPASLTPQVLTIA comes from the coding sequence ATGTCCGAGAAAGATGACAAATCGGGCTCAATTGACGCAGCCCGCCCCAAAGAAGAAGCCCTCCGCCTCAAAACCCTAGCGGAGGAGAAGTACAATTCCGGCGACCTCACCTCCGCCGTCGCATACGCCGAGCGCGCCCGCGACCTCCATCCCTCCATCTCCGGCCTGCGCCAGATGCTCACCGCCTTCCAAATCCTCCGCGCCGCTGCCGCGTACCCATTTCCCGACGGCGGCGCCGAGAGGCAGAAGCCAACTCCGGACTACTACAGAATTCTGCAGGTGCAAAGGTTCTCGCACATCAATTCGATTAAAAAACAGTACAAGAAGCTGGCTTTGACGCTTCACCCCGATAAGAACCCCTTCGTCGCGTCCGAGGAGGCGTTCAAGCTGGTCGGGGAGGCGGCGCGGGTGCTGTCGGATAAGATCAGGCGGAAGGAGTACGACATAAGGCTAAGGATTGCTATGCAGTCGGAAGCAGCGGGGGCGGTTGCGGTTGAGCTCGGGGAGGAGGGGTCGCGCGAGACGTTCTGGACAGCGTGCTCGGCTTGCCGGCTTCTGCATCAGTTTGAGAGGAAGTATTTGGGGCATAATTTGATTTGCCCTGGGTGTAAGAAGACGTTCAAGGCTATGGAGGCCGAGGAGCGTAATGAAGATGAGGGGAAAAATGAGAAGAATGAGGCGAATACGAGGGTAAGTGCTCGGATTCAGGAGAGAGTTGCCAAAGGTGGCTATGTGGGGAGTGTGGAGAAATTTGGGTTGGGAGTAAAGAGGAGAAATAGTAATCTAGGTGAGGTTTCTGAGAGGTCGGGGGCCAAAATGGCAAGAACAGGTGCATCAAGGAGGCAGGAGAGAGTTGAGATTTCCGGAGAAGGTGATGATGTTGAGAATGGTAGGTTCAAGACAATGGAAACGTTGGTAAATGGGGGTGAGGAGGCATTGGGGGTTCGTGAGGTTGAGATAGTGGAGAATGAGACGAGTAAGGGAGGGGAGGCTAGGGAAGAGGAGAGTATGACATTGTCCCAAATGCAGATGattgtgaagaagaagaataagaggAAGACAAAGGAGATAGCTGAGGGAAAAATGAATACAAAGACAAACAAGCTAGTTGAGGGAAAATTGAGTACAAAGACAAAGAAGCTAGTTGAGAGAAAATTGAGTACAAAGACAAAGAAGCTAGTTGAGGGAAAATTGAGTACAAAGACAAAGAAGCTAGTTGAAGGAAAATCTAGTACAATGACAAAGAAGCCAGTTGAGGGAAAATTGAGTACAAAGGTGAAGGAAGTTAATGCTGAGAAGTTGAAGGTAAACGGAGTGGTGGAAGAAACCGAGAAGGATGGGATGAGGGATCGTGAGAAAGAGGATTTAAGAGAAGAGGAGATGGAGAATGTGAGGATAGAGGAGAGGGTGAGTGAGAAAGTGGATCTAAGAGAAGAGGAGAGTGTGGAGGAGATGGAGAATGTGAGGACAGAGGAGAGGGCGAAGGAGAGGGAAGGGGGGGCAGAGAAGCAGAAGGTGGTGAATTTGAGGGAGAATTCAAATAGGAGGAGAGTGCCAAAAGTTAGGAATCTTGAAGCTGTGCACGCAGCGTCAAGGAATCATCTCCATTCGGAGATTGAGAAGGATATGTCATCAGGAAAAGGAAATTCAGAGGTTCTGCtagtggagaaagagaaggaaaagGAAATGGACGTCACAAGGGAGAAGAAAGGAAGGCGTAGAGTTTCAAAGTGTGGGAACTCGGAGATATTGAATACAAAATCTTCAAAGAATCGTGTGGATTCAGACCTTCAGAGGCTCATTGCTAACAAAAAGGGTGATTTGGAGATAATGGCCGTGGAGGATTCTGATTTTCATGATTTCGACAAGGATAGAATGGAGAGGAGCTTCAAGAAAGGACAAGTGTGGGCAGTATACGATGATGTTGATGCAATGCCGAGGCAATATGGTCTGATTAATGAAATTGTCTGTGTAAACCCATTTCAGGTGACATTGAGCTGGTTGCAGCCTCAGAATAATGGAGATGTGGAATTAATAGGTCGGCTGGAAAAGGGGTTTTGTGTTTCATGTGGGAGCTTCCAGGTAGCTAGGAAAGTAACAATTAGATATTTGAATTTGTTCTCTCACCTTGTGGACTGTGAAAGAGCAGCCAGGGAGTTGTATAGGATCTACCCGAAGAAAGGCTCAGTTTGGGCAGTATATAGCAGTAGTGGTCGAGAAGCTGAAGAAAGAGACGAAAGGAATAAGGATAAGAGATGCTACAACATTGTTGTAACTTTAAGTAGTTATAGTGATGTACACGGATTGAGTATAGCGTACCTTAAGAAGGTAGATGGGTTCAGGACCGTGTTCAAGAGAAGGGAAATCGGGGCTAATGCTGTCGTATGTCTTGGAGCAAAAGACATCAAAATGTTTTCACACCAGATTCCTGCAAAGAAACTGTCCGGTGAAGAGGCCTCTGGCCTTCCTAAGGATTGTTGGGAGCTAGACCCTGCTTCGCTTACACCTCAGGTGCTTACTATTGCGTAA